In Haliotis asinina isolate JCU_RB_2024 chromosome 15, JCU_Hal_asi_v2, whole genome shotgun sequence, one DNA window encodes the following:
- the LOC137265412 gene encoding uncharacterized protein: protein METQHSAKFFNSFLEHLQLLCKSYLPFDEVVEVSGYICLDIDNSKKERYVLSELIQKQGQTVSESFCTKVLKTVQGAVKSAPQMTLTDAQDKENTPRDGCVTQHRCGSEETQQKEDCVRPQYAPRQRIMESVFPSRDVNESVRQEASMLRRIDATEPTHTEPPDTAGPDGEGHQQVKAESDDHDESIEIKQEVCEDELIQSSSGMCSQGNRGSWLTSLGAQQLKERINIVSNAKMSLQKHSNQSVISNRMNRSETQDRQYHVPPISTIFSPSATATSSVSNAMPVNMLRPGMFMTSRTNGLLPTSSATQNASFPFQNVIGRGHMDDSRLEGADMDWGEGHTAAAQQSLFGLGTNYQVHDLISTPCRWSRKRRGNPTYRVKQNWRYAVRQFENFLRFKGQEVIPINTIPASQLDGMLCEFLQWVKKSNGEDFHPWSMKNFFYHLECHLKEAGYANSITKDVEFQNSRDVLKRRITELQLRLHPSSL, encoded by the coding sequence ATGGAAACACAGCATTCAGCAAAGTTCTTCAACTCTTTCTTGGAACATCTCCAGCTTTTGTGCAAGTCCTACTTACCCTTTGACGAGGTCGTGGAGGTCAGTGGTTACATATGTCTTGACATTGACAACAGCAAGAAGGAGCGGTACGTTCTCAGTGAGCTGATTCAGAAACAGGGGCAGACGGTCAGTGAAAGCTTCTGTACCAAGGTGCTGAAGACAGTTCAGGGAGCTGTTAAGAGTGCCCCTCAAATGACATTGACAGATGCACAAGATAAGGAGAATACTCCGAGAGATGGATGTGTGACTCAACACCGATGTGGCAGCGAGGAGACACAGCAGAAGGAAGACTGTGTCAGACCACAGTATGCCCCCAGGCAGAGAATCATGGAGTCTGTGTTCCCAAGCCGAGATGTGAATGAGAGTGTGAGGCAGGAGGCGAGCATGCTGCGAAGAATTGACGCTACTGAACCGACACACACAGAGCCTCCTGACACTGCAGGTCCGGATGGTGAAGGGCATCAACAGGTCAAAGCAGAGTCAGATGACCATGATGAAAGTATTGAAATCAAACAGGAAGTTTGTGAAGATGAGCTTATACAAAGCAGTTCTGGGATGTGTAGCCAGGGTAACCGAGGATCCTGGCTGACTTCTCTTGGAGCCCAACAGTTGAAAGAAAGAATAAATATTGTCAGCAATGCAAAAATGTCTTTACAGAAACATTCAAATCAGTCAGTAATCTCAAACAGGATGAACAGGTCGGAAACTCAAGACAGACAGTATCACGTGCCACCAATATCCACCATATTTTCACCATCAGCAACGGCCACAAGTTCAGTTTCAAATGCAATGCCTGTTAATATGTTGAGACCAGGAATGTTCATGACCTCCAGAACAAATGGTTTGCTGCCAACTTCCAGTGCAACACAAAATGCATCCTTTCCTTTCCAGAATGTCATTGGAAGAGGACATATGGATGACTCCAGGCTGGAGGGTGCAGACATGGATTGGGGTGAAGGTCACACAGCCGCTGCACAGCAGTCTCTGTTTGGTCTTGGTACGAACTACCAGGTGCATGACTTGATCAGCACACCTTGCAGGTGGTCTCGCAAGAGGAGAGGAAATCCAACATATCGTGTGAAACAGAACTGGAGATATGCTGTGCGTCAGTTTGAGAACTTCCTCCGCTTCAAGGGCCAGGAGGTGATACCCATCAACACTATTCCGGCCTCACAGCTGGATGGCATGTTGTGTGAGTTCCTCCAGTGGGTAAAGAAGAGTAACGGGGAGGACTTTCATCCTTGGTCCATGAAGAACTTCTTCTATCATTTAGAATGTCACCTGAAGGAGGCTGGTTATGCTAACTCTATCACTAAAGATGTGGAATTTCAGAACTCCCGGGATGTCCTCAAGAGGAGAATCACTGAACTCCAGTTGAGGCTTCACCCGTCAAGTCTCTAA